DNA from Kitasatospora herbaricolor:
CCGACCACCACAGCGAAGTGCTGGCCACGTACCTGATGCGCAACTTCCTGACCTTCGGCAAGGCCGGATACGCCTGTGCCATGGGCGTGGTCATCTTCGCGATCACCCTCGCCCTGGCGACTTTGATGCTCCGCTTCACCCGACGCGACAACGTCGAGTACTGACCGAGGAACCTCCATGACCAGCACAACCGAGATGCCGACCGCCGCACGCCGGCGCCCCAGTGCAAGCGCCAGCGCCAGTCAGAAGAGATTCGGCGAAGCCGGCAACGTCCTCAACGTCTTCTCCCACGGCTTCCTCGCCCTGTGGGCCATGATGATCGTCCTCCCACTGCTATGGGTCGTGCTCGGCTCCTTCAAGACCAGTGCACAGATCGGCACCAGCGCCTGGACCTGGCCGACAAACTGGTCCCTCGACGCCTTCGCCCGCGCATGGTCCAAGGGCATCGGCAGCTACTTCGCCAACACCCTTCTCGTCATGGCAATGTCGGTGACCGCCACCATGCTGCTCGGCGCAATGGCCGCCTACGTCCTAGCCCGCTACGACTTCCGCGGAAACCGCGTCATCTACTACATCTTCGTCGCGGGGGCCATGTTCCCCGTCTACCTTGCCTTGGTCCCCCTCTTCTTCCAGGTCAACCAGTTCCACCTGCTCAACAGCTACGTCGGACTTGCACTGGTCTACACCGCATTCTCACTGCCGTTTACCGTGTTCTTCCTGCACGCCTTCTTCAAAACCCTCCCAACCGCTATCCAGGAGGCCGCCTTCGTCGACGGCTGCTCCCACACCCGGGCGTTCTTCCAGATCATGATGCCCATGGCAAGGCCGGGCCTGATCTCGGTCGGCATCTTCAACATCCTCGGCCAGTGGAACCAGTACCTGCTGCCCGTCGTCCTGATGCAGCGCCAGCGAGGCGACACAGAGGCCCACCAGGTCCTCACCCAAGGTCTCGTCAACCTCTCCGCCACCCAGGGCTACGCCGGCGACATGCCGTCCCTCTTCGCCGGCATGACCATCGCCATGCTCCCGGTCCTCGCCGTCTATCTCTCCTTTCAACGCCAGGTCCAGGCGGGCCTCACCTCCGGCACCCTCAAGTAGCGATCCTGCCGATCCGGGGTGCCGGTGGAAGGGCAGGGCCCTCAACCCACCGGTAGCGGGACCAACTGGCGAGGCGCCGGTGAACACCACGCTCGTCTCGGGAACCTCAACCCGCCCAGCAGCCATGGCCTGCTGGTCAAACTGCCGGGCTCGCTGGCGGGCCAGGTCCGCGCACATGCCCGTGAGAGCGATGCCACGATCTCGGCAGTGGTGGCCAGGGCCCTGGCCGAGTTCCTCGATCGGGACGACCCGGGAAGCGTGCGGGCAGGTGAGCGGCCGGGTGCTGGAGTCGCAAGCCGTCTTCGACCGCCACGCGGCGGCGGATCTGTCCGCGGCCTACGCGGTCTTGGTACCACAGCGGCGGGTCCGGATACGGGCTGGCCCGCAGGAGGGAGGGCCGCTGGATGACCAGCGCGGCGATCTACGCCCGGGTGTCGTCCGGCCGGCAGAAGAAGGACCAGACGATCGGCTCGCAGACGGCGGCGCTTCGGGCTCACGTCGCTCAGCTGCATCTTGAACTGCCCGAGGAATGGGCGTTCGAGGACGAGGGCCACTCCGGAGCCACCCTGATCCGCCCGGCGCTGGAGCGGCTGCGGGACCTGGTCGCCCAGGTCGGCGTCGATGTCGTGCTGTGCTATTCGCCAGACCGTCTCGCCCGCAAGTTCGCCTACCAGGCCCTGCTGATCGCGGAGTTCGCCCGCACCGGCACCCGGGTGGAATTCGTCAAGGGCCCGCGCGGCGACAGCCCCGAGGACAAGCTGCTCATCCAGTTCCAGGGTATGTTCGCCGAGTACAAGAAGGCCCAGCTGATGGAACGCTACCGGCGCGGCAAGACCTACCGGGCCCGCACCGGGCCGGTCAACGTGCGGGGCGGGGCCCCGTTCGGCTACCGCTACCTGCGCAAAACCCCCGAGTGCGGCGCCACCTACGAGATCCTCGAGGCGGAGGCGGCGCTGGTAGCCGAGCTGTTCCGCCGCTACACCGACGACGGCGTCTCGATTGCCGACCTGACCCGCTGACTCACCGAGAGCGGCACTTTGACCCGCACCAGCAAGACCCGCTGGGACCGCAGCGTGGTGTGGGGCATGCTCCGCAACTCCGCCTACGCAGGTCAGGCCGTCTTCGGCAAGACCCAGACGATCGACGACATCAGCCACGAGGGCCTGCGCATCCTGCTCCGCGAGGAGGGCGTCTCCTTTCAACGCGTGAATACCTGGAAGACCTCCCGCGACCCCGACTACGCCACGAAGAAGGCCCGCGTCGAGCACCTCTACGCGATCGCCGACGGCGAGGTAATACCCGAGGAAGGCGAGCCCGAAGTCATCTTCTGCATGGACGAGTTCGGCCCGCTCAACCTCCAGCCACACCCCGGCCGGCAGTGGGCGGAGCGCGGCGGCAGGCACAAGGACCCCGACCGCGATCCCCGACCGCGCAGACGGGCGACCTACACCCGCCCGCACGGCGTTCGGCACCTGTTCGCCGCCTACGACCTGGCCAAGGACCAGCTCTACGGCCACATCAAGAGGACCAACAACCGCTCCAAGTTCCTGGAGTTCTGCCGCTACCTGCGCTCGCTGCACCCACTGGAAGTGCGGATCGCGATCGTCTGCGACAACTACTCGCCCCACCTGACCACCAAGCGGTGCCAGCGGGTCGGAACCTGGGCTGCGGCGAGCAACGTCGAGATCGCCTACACCCCGACCAACAGCTCCTGGCTCAACCGGATCGAGGCCCAGTTCACCGCCCTGCGCTACTTCGCCCTCGACGGCACCGACCATCCCAACCACAAGGCCCAGGGCTCCATGATCCGCCGCTACATCATCTGGCGGAACAAGCACGCTGCTGATCAGCGCCTACGTGAGGTCATCAGCAGGGCGAACGTTGCTTGATGCGGCACTAGGCAAGGAGGCCGGTCGCACCGATGCGCCGGTGCCCGACCACTCCCCCGGGGCCCCTCCTCGGGATCGCCCCTCGGTCGGCGCCGGGCTGCGGCAGGATGAGGGCCAACCTGCTCCTGGAGGAACGATCGTGAGCCTGCTTCCCGGCCAGTGGAGCCTCCTCGAAGAACTCGCCGCCGCCCACGCCTCCGCTCCGGGCTGGCTGCAGGGCGACCACGAAGAAGGAGACGGCCGGCGGCGCAACAGCGCCGTTCAGGCCCTCGCCCGGTCGCAGCTGTGCGAGCTGGCGCCCGCGGGTCGTCCGGAGCTCGCGGGCCCGCGCGGTGGCGGCTGGGCGGCGCGGATCACCGCGGACGGCGTCCTGGCCCTGCAGTACCGCTGCCGTCGCGACCAGCCCGCACCCGCACCGCGTCCGGCCGAGGTGGCGGACCCGGCGTTGGTCCCGCTGGAGCTCCTGGACTCCGAGTTGGAGCCGCTGCGGCGCTTCCTCGCGATCCCCGGCCTCGGCGACGCTCGGGTGGTCCTGGTCCGGGACGTCGTGGAGCAGACGCGGGCCGTGCCGGGCGGCCGGCGCTGGCAGCTGACCGCGACAGCGCAGCAGGTCGAGGCGATCGGCTTCGTCCTGCGCCTGGAGGCACTCGCGGGCACCGCCCGGGCCTGGCACCGCTTCCTGCGCGAGTACGGACCCCCGATCCGACCCGCCCGGTGACCACGGGCTCGCTCACCACGAACCCTGGTGAACCCGGGCAACGTCACCGTGGTGCGGTGCCAGCGGAGTACCGCAGAAGCGGACCGCTTTCTTGATCATCGGCCGTTAGACTCCCGGGGCTCGGACGATGCCGACGGAAGGCCAAGCCATGGACGATGACCGATGGGACCGGTGGCCGGAGCCGTGGGTGGGCACGGATTGCGACATGCGGACGGTCGCGGGCGCGATCCCTCGGGAGGTCAAGGACGGGTTCAGGTACGACGAGATCCCTTGGCAGCGGTTCCCGCACTTCTACGGCCCGGGCGAGGAGATTCCCGGTCTACTCGTGACGCTCGCTTCCAACGATGCCCACGCCGGCCGCCGGGCCTTGGAGAAGCTGTGGGAGGGCCTGCACCACCAGGGCAGCACGATCGCGGTGGCAGCACTGGCGGTCCCGTTCCTGCTCCGGATCGCGGCCACCGGGTCCCCCGGGCTCCGTGCGGGAACCCTTCGCCGGGTCGCCGAGATCGCCCGGTGCCAGCACTTCGGGGACGGTAGTCGCGAAGGGCTCCTCAAGGTCGCCGAGGATCCGAAGGAGGCGGAGGGCACCACGATGTGTCCGGTGGACTGGACGATCCAGGCCGCTCGCACCGCCATCACCGCCGACCTGCACCTCCTGCTCCCCTTTCTCCCCGACCCCGAGCCAGAGGTCCGCGCCGCCACCGCCTTCGCCTTGGCGGCGGCCGCCGAGGTGCCGCGCATCTCCTCCGCCGTACACAGCAGGCTGGCCGTGGAAGATGATCCAGTGGTCCGGGTGAGCCTGATCCTGGCGATCGCCCAACTCGCCCGCGAAGACCAGGACGAACACGCTCCCGCCTGGGCCCGGGCCCTGTGGTCGGACGCCACCTAACCGCCCGAGACCCGCGTCGGCGCCGCCCTCGCCTGGCTGTGCCTGGTCGACGGCCCCGCACCCGACGAACTCCGCACCCTCCTCACCGACCCCAACACCGACCGACTCGGCGAGCTGTTCCAGCAAGCGCCATGGCTCCCCCCAGTCGACTACCACGGCAGCGGGCTACGCCGCTGCATCCACGAAATGCTCACGCCGGATGTCCCCTGGAACAGCGCTTGATGCTCCTGCGCCCGGAGGGCAAAGGACCATCACCTCGGAGCTTTCAACGGTCAGCCGCAGGTCCTTCGGCCAGCGCGGGTGCCGGCGAGCCGCCCCGTTCTGCCGGGTCACGTGCGTCCCGGACACCGACCCAACCAGGCTCCTTCCTGTACGACTTGTTCCCCGCCCGGGTGAACCGGGCCCCGCGCCGCTTCCCCTCGCCGGCCCGGGCCCGCTAGGAAGATCCACATCACCTGACGGATCTTCACAGAGCGGACTCCTCCCGGATGCGGACCAGGACCACCCTCACGCGCGCCCTCGCAACCACGGCGGCAACCCTGCTGCTCGGCGCGGCCCTCGCCTCCCCCGCCGGCGCCGCGGCGTCGGCCGCGCCCGCCCACCGGGCCCCGGGCGAAGTGGTCACCACCACCCTGCTGGACGCCCTCGACGCGCTGCCCGTCACGGACGAGGACCGGACCGGCTACGTCCGCACCGCCTTCCGGCACTGGATCGACGCGGACAAGGACGGCTGCGACACCCGTCGTGAGGTCATCATCACCGAGGCCATCCAGGCCCCGGCGGTCGGTGCGCGCTGCGCCCTGACGGGCGGTGAGTGGTACTCCCCCTACGACGCGGTCACCGTCACCGACGCCGCCGGCCTGGACGTCGACCACATGGTCCCGCTCGCCGAGGCCTGGGACTCCGGAGCCTCCAGCTGGTCCGCCGCGGAGCGCCAGGCCTACGCCAACGACCTCGACGACGACCGGTCCCTCATCGCGGTCACCGCCAAGTCCAACCGCTCCAAGGCCGACAAGGACCCGGCGGACTGGCTGCCGACCAACACCGGGTACCGCTGCACCTACCTCACCGACTGGACCACCGTGAAGACCCGCTGGGGGCTGACCGTCGACCAGCGCGAAGCCGACGCCCTGCACCGGCTCGCCGCAGACTGCACGGACGAGCCGATCACCGTCACCCTCGCCCGATGACCACCGCGCCGTACCGCTGCACGTAGATCGGGGACCGGACCGCCGTCAAGACGCGCCGGGGCTCTCAGCCGACAGGTCC
Protein-coding regions in this window:
- a CDS encoding recombinase family protein, with protein sequence MTSAAIYARVSSGRQKKDQTIGSQTAALRAHVAQLHLELPEEWAFEDEGHSGATLIRPALERLRDLVAQVGVDVVLCYSPDRLARKFAYQALLIAEFARTGTRVEFVKGPRGDSPEDKLLIQFQGMFAEYKKAQLMERYRRGKTYRARTGPVNVRGGAPFGYRYLRKTPECGATYEILEAEAALVAELFRRYTDDGVSIADLTR
- a CDS encoding DUF6417 family protein, which codes for MSLLPGQWSLLEELAAAHASAPGWLQGDHEEGDGRRRNSAVQALARSQLCELAPAGRPELAGPRGGGWAARITADGVLALQYRCRRDQPAPAPRPAEVADPALVPLELLDSELEPLRRFLAIPGLGDARVVLVRDVVEQTRAVPGGRRWQLTATAQQVEAIGFVLRLEALAGTARAWHRFLREYGPPIRPAR
- a CDS encoding HNH endonuclease family protein; amino-acid sequence: MRTRTTLTRALATTAATLLLGAALASPAGAAASAAPAHRAPGEVVTTTLLDALDALPVTDEDRTGYVRTAFRHWIDADKDGCDTRREVIITEAIQAPAVGARCALTGGEWYSPYDAVTVTDAAGLDVDHMVPLAEAWDSGASSWSAAERQAYANDLDDDRSLIAVTAKSNRSKADKDPADWLPTNTGYRCTYLTDWTTVKTRWGLTVDQREADALHRLAADCTDEPITVTLAR
- a CDS encoding carbohydrate ABC transporter permease, encoding MTSTTEMPTAARRRPSASASASQKRFGEAGNVLNVFSHGFLALWAMMIVLPLLWVVLGSFKTSAQIGTSAWTWPTNWSLDAFARAWSKGIGSYFANTLLVMAMSVTATMLLGAMAAYVLARYDFRGNRVIYYIFVAGAMFPVYLALVPLFFQVNQFHLLNSYVGLALVYTAFSLPFTVFFLHAFFKTLPTAIQEAAFVDGCSHTRAFFQIMMPMARPGLISVGIFNILGQWNQYLLPVVLMQRQRGDTEAHQVLTQGLVNLSATQGYAGDMPSLFAGMTIAMLPVLAVYLSFQRQVQAGLTSGTLK